In Kitasatospora gansuensis, a genomic segment contains:
- the mscL gene encoding large conductance mechanosensitive channel protein MscL: MKGFKEFLLRGNVIDLAVAVVIGAAFTKVINAFVDGVISPLVGVFGTKDLASYSSCLKGPCEVDADGKVTSGIFILWGSVLSAVLTFVITAAVVYFVLIVPMKHLMAKRKSPVEEAAEAEAKEVELLTEIRDALVRQR, encoded by the coding sequence ATGAAGGGCTTCAAGGAATTCCTGCTCCGCGGCAATGTCATCGACCTGGCCGTCGCCGTCGTCATCGGCGCGGCTTTCACCAAGGTCATCAACGCCTTCGTCGACGGCGTCATCAGCCCGCTGGTCGGGGTGTTCGGCACCAAGGACCTGGCGTCCTACTCGTCCTGCCTCAAGGGCCCCTGCGAGGTGGACGCCGACGGGAAGGTCACCTCCGGCATCTTCATCCTGTGGGGCTCGGTGCTCAGCGCCGTGCTCACCTTCGTGATCACCGCGGCGGTGGTCTACTTCGTGCTGATCGTCCCGATGAAGCACCTGATGGCCAAGCGCAAGTCCCCCGTCGAGGAGGCCGCCGAGGCGGAGGCCAAGGAGGTCGAACTGCTCACCGAGATCCGCGACGCCCTGGTCCGCCAGCGCTGA
- a CDS encoding FmdB family zinc ribbon protein, whose product MPTYQYQCTECGTGLEAVQKFTDDALTTCPECQGRLRKVFSAVGVVFKGSGFYRTDSRSSSSSSVSSSTSSSSSAPAASAPAPAASTSSSSSTSSSAPASTS is encoded by the coding sequence GTGCCCACGTACCAGTACCAGTGCACCGAGTGCGGGACCGGCTTGGAGGCGGTGCAGAAGTTCACCGACGACGCGCTGACCACGTGCCCCGAGTGCCAGGGGCGCCTCCGCAAGGTCTTCTCCGCGGTGGGTGTGGTCTTCAAGGGCTCGGGCTTCTACCGGACCGACAGCCGCTCGTCGTCCAGCAGCTCGGTGAGCTCCTCGACCTCGTCGTCCTCCTCGGCTCCGGCCGCGTCGGCGCCCGCTCCGGCGGCCTCGACCAGCTCCTCGTCCTCGACGTCGAGCTCGGCTCCGGCTTCGACCAGCTGA
- a CDS encoding MFS transporter, translating into MAARRTVDNPTRVGYGALLRTPGAWTFLAPAFAARLPYAMLSLGIVLLVLDTHGSYGTAGLVAAVSAVAQALIGPQTGRLADRYGQSAVLLPSVVVHAVSVGALIALAVGHAPVWTLFLAAAPAGASVPQIGAMVRARWVSRLSDSPATLNTAFAFESVTDEFTFVIGPVLAGAIATTLNPSAGLIAEAVLTVAGGLAFAAQRSTAPARHPGTAGVKRASALASPGVRLLAVSFLGVGTVFGAMQVSITAFTRSAGQEGMSGIVYGVFAGGSMLAGVLYGLIAWRNSARQRMLGCYALLVLGCSTLWAMPNLTALAVAGLFCGLAIAPTLITGYTLVESLVADGAKTEAFTWLTGAIGLGLAAGSTVAGVLIDGHGASGGFLVPVVGSGLGLVALLTLRRLLVPPSTPSRTVARGGTVGAGQASVLTPAALD; encoded by the coding sequence GTGGCGGCCCGCCGAACGGTCGACAACCCCACCCGCGTCGGGTACGGAGCACTGCTCCGCACCCCCGGTGCCTGGACGTTCCTGGCACCCGCATTCGCGGCCCGGCTCCCCTACGCCATGCTCAGTCTGGGCATCGTGCTGCTGGTGCTGGACACCCATGGCTCCTACGGCACCGCCGGTCTGGTCGCGGCGGTCTCCGCCGTCGCCCAGGCCCTGATCGGTCCGCAGACCGGCCGGCTGGCCGACCGGTACGGGCAGTCCGCCGTGCTGCTGCCGAGCGTCGTGGTGCACGCCGTCTCAGTCGGCGCGCTGATCGCGCTGGCCGTCGGCCACGCGCCGGTCTGGACGCTCTTCCTGGCCGCCGCGCCCGCCGGGGCCAGCGTCCCGCAGATCGGCGCGATGGTCCGGGCCCGCTGGGTCTCCCGGCTCTCCGACTCCCCGGCCACGCTGAACACGGCCTTCGCCTTCGAGTCGGTCACCGACGAGTTCACCTTCGTGATCGGCCCGGTGCTGGCCGGCGCGATCGCCACCACGCTCAACCCCTCGGCCGGACTGATCGCCGAGGCCGTCCTCACCGTGGCCGGCGGCCTGGCCTTCGCCGCCCAGCGCTCCACCGCCCCCGCCCGCCACCCCGGCACCGCCGGGGTCAAGCGCGCCTCGGCCCTCGCCTCCCCCGGCGTCCGGCTGCTCGCGGTCTCCTTCCTCGGCGTCGGCACCGTCTTCGGGGCCATGCAGGTCTCGATCACCGCCTTCACCCGGAGCGCCGGCCAGGAGGGCATGAGCGGCATCGTCTACGGCGTCTTCGCCGGCGGCTCGATGCTGGCCGGCGTGCTGTACGGGCTGATCGCCTGGCGGAACTCCGCCCGGCAGCGGATGCTCGGCTGCTACGCCCTGCTGGTGCTCGGCTGCTCCACCCTGTGGGCGATGCCCAACCTGACCGCGCTGGCGGTCGCCGGACTGTTCTGCGGCCTGGCCATCGCCCCCACCCTGATCACCGGCTACACCCTGGTCGAGAGCCTGGTCGCGGACGGTGCCAAGACCGAGGCCTTCACCTGGCTCACCGGCGCCATCGGCCTGGGCCTGGCGGCGGGTTCCACGGTGGCCGGCGTGCTGATCGACGGCCACGGCGCCTCGGGCGGGTTCCTGGTGCCGGTGGTGGGCTCCGGGCTCGGCCTGGTCGCCCTGCTGACGCTGCGCCGGCTGCTGGTCCCGCCGAGCACGCCGAGCCGCACCGTGGCCCGGGGTGGAACCGTGGGTGCCGGGCAGGCGTCCGTTCTCACACCTGCGGCGCTGGACTGA
- a CDS encoding penicillin acylase family protein: MPRSKRFRRARLFVLVLVVLLVAGTAGAGFFAVQTVRSSFPVIEGSVKVPGMTAPVDVKRDGNGIPQLYADSSEDLFRAQGYVQAQDRFWEMDVRRHITAGRLSEMFGSGQVETDSFLRTMGWRQVAQQEYDQLLAPDTKKYLQAYSAGVNAWLAEHPGGSSASLEYSLLGAVNGDYKPYAWDPVDSVSWLKAMAWNLSGNLQEEIDRSLLAQDFSPEKINQLYPAYPYDRNGTIVKTGKLGADGSYLPADGTTTPVPAAGAGTQGRAGSEALLKDVADRMATLPQLLGRPGQGIGSNSWVVGGQYTTTHLPLMANDPHLGPAMPSVWYQMGLHCRSVGPACQFDAAGYTFAGMPGVVIGHNQNISWGFTNLGADVTDLYLEKVTSPETYLVDGRQKNFETRKETIKVAGGEDRTIVVRTTDRGPLISDKSTEQQNVGKHAPADNAPDRAAGYGVALQWTALMPAKTMDAVFKLDRAGDWDSFRLAAADFAVPAQNLIYADTKNNIGYQAPGMIPQRTKGDGRYPAPGWDSSYGWKTDAAGKLDPIPFKSLPYSFNPPAGYIVTANQAVVDSSYKYLLTRDWEYGTRAKEITTQITDRLKNDGKISPDDMRVMQLDNTSVMAKTLVPLLLKVRIDDPYVREAQDLLRDWNFHQDADSAAAAYYNAVWRQLLTLSFGQKFPAGLRAEGDCLLVRQKRDSTLPDDDLNPAPPVTVCGTRDPGQAQPDGGDRWTEVVRTLLDQPDSPWWEYKDANHQSQQGLGKLLAESLKNARQELTAKLTKDISTWSWGRLHTLTLTEQTLGKDDSSVASGLVHKLLNRGPYQLSGGTAAVNAAGWNAAVGYQVDWVPSMRMVVDLSNFDGSRWINVGGASGHAFHDNYNDQTALWVKGELLPWAWSPEAVEQATKHKLVLTSG; the protein is encoded by the coding sequence ATGCCCCGCTCGAAGAGGTTCCGGCGCGCTCGTCTGTTCGTGCTCGTGCTGGTCGTGCTGTTGGTCGCGGGTACGGCGGGCGCCGGGTTCTTCGCGGTACAGACCGTCCGGTCCTCCTTCCCGGTGATCGAGGGCAGCGTCAAGGTGCCCGGGATGACCGCGCCGGTGGACGTGAAGCGGGACGGCAACGGGATCCCGCAGCTCTACGCCGACAGCTCCGAGGACCTGTTCCGGGCCCAGGGCTACGTGCAGGCGCAGGACCGGTTCTGGGAGATGGACGTCCGACGGCACATCACCGCCGGGCGGCTGTCCGAGATGTTCGGCTCCGGCCAGGTCGAGACCGACTCCTTCCTGCGCACCATGGGCTGGCGCCAGGTGGCCCAGCAGGAGTACGACCAGCTGCTCGCCCCGGACACCAAGAAGTACCTGCAGGCGTACAGCGCGGGCGTGAACGCCTGGCTGGCCGAGCACCCCGGCGGCAGCTCGGCCTCGCTCGAGTACTCCCTGCTCGGCGCGGTGAACGGCGACTACAAGCCGTACGCCTGGGACCCGGTGGACTCGGTCTCCTGGCTCAAGGCGATGGCCTGGAACCTCTCGGGCAACCTGCAGGAGGAGATCGACCGCTCGCTGCTGGCCCAGGACTTCAGCCCGGAGAAGATCAACCAGCTCTACCCGGCCTACCCGTACGACCGCAACGGCACCATCGTGAAGACCGGCAAGCTCGGCGCCGACGGCAGCTACCTGCCGGCCGACGGGACCACCACGCCGGTGCCCGCGGCGGGGGCCGGCACCCAGGGCCGGGCCGGCAGCGAGGCGCTGCTCAAGGACGTGGCCGACCGGATGGCGACGCTGCCGCAGCTGCTGGGCCGCCCCGGGCAGGGCATCGGCTCCAACTCCTGGGTGGTCGGCGGGCAGTACACCACCACTCACCTGCCGCTGATGGCCAACGACCCGCACCTGGGCCCGGCCATGCCGTCGGTCTGGTACCAGATGGGCCTGCACTGCCGCAGCGTCGGCCCGGCCTGCCAGTTCGACGCCGCGGGCTACACCTTCGCCGGGATGCCGGGCGTGGTGATCGGCCACAACCAGAACATCTCCTGGGGCTTCACCAACCTGGGCGCCGACGTGACCGACCTCTACCTGGAGAAGGTCACCAGCCCGGAGACCTACCTGGTGGACGGCAGGCAGAAGAACTTCGAGACCCGCAAGGAGACCATCAAGGTGGCCGGCGGTGAGGACCGCACCATCGTGGTGCGCACCACCGACCGGGGCCCGCTGATCTCCGACAAGAGCACCGAGCAGCAGAACGTCGGCAAGCACGCCCCCGCCGACAACGCCCCCGACCGGGCCGCCGGTTACGGCGTCGCCCTGCAGTGGACGGCGCTGATGCCGGCGAAGACCATGGACGCGGTGTTCAAGCTCGACCGGGCCGGTGATTGGGACTCTTTCCGACTCGCCGCCGCCGACTTCGCGGTCCCCGCGCAGAACCTGATCTACGCCGACACCAAGAACAACATCGGCTACCAGGCCCCCGGCATGATCCCGCAGCGCACCAAGGGCGACGGCCGCTACCCGGCGCCGGGCTGGGACTCCTCGTACGGCTGGAAGACCGACGCCGCCGGGAAGCTCGACCCGATCCCGTTCAAGTCGCTGCCGTACAGCTTCAACCCGCCAGCCGGCTACATCGTGACCGCCAACCAGGCCGTGGTGGACTCGAGCTACAAGTACCTGCTGACCAGGGACTGGGAGTACGGCACCCGGGCCAAGGAGATCACCACCCAGATCACCGACCGGCTGAAGAACGACGGCAAGATCTCCCCGGACGACATGCGGGTGATGCAGCTGGACAACACCAGCGTGATGGCCAAGACGCTGGTGCCGCTGCTGCTCAAGGTCCGGATCGACGACCCGTACGTGCGCGAGGCCCAGGACCTGCTGCGGGACTGGAACTTCCACCAGGACGCCGACTCGGCGGCCGCCGCCTACTACAACGCGGTCTGGCGCCAGCTGCTTACGCTCTCCTTCGGCCAGAAGTTCCCGGCCGGGCTGCGGGCCGAGGGCGACTGCCTGCTGGTCCGTCAGAAGCGCGACTCCACCCTGCCGGACGACGACCTCAACCCGGCGCCGCCGGTCACCGTCTGCGGTACCCGCGACCCGGGCCAGGCCCAGCCGGACGGCGGGGACCGCTGGACCGAGGTGGTGCGCACCCTGCTCGACCAGCCGGACAGCCCGTGGTGGGAGTACAAGGACGCCAACCACCAGTCCCAGCAGGGCCTGGGCAAGCTGCTCGCCGAGTCGCTCAAGAACGCCCGGCAGGAGCTGACCGCCAAGCTCACCAAGGACATCTCGACCTGGAGCTGGGGCCGGCTGCACACCCTGACGCTCACCGAGCAGACCCTCGGCAAGGACGACTCCTCGGTCGCCTCCGGGCTGGTGCACAAGCTGCTGAACCGGGGCCCGTACCAGCTCTCCGGCGGCACCGCGGCGGTCAACGCGGCGGGCTGGAACGCGGCGGTGGGCTACCAGGTGGACTGGGTGCCCTCGATGCGGATGGTGGTCGACCTGAGCAACTTCGACGGCTCGCGCTGGATCAACGTCGGCGGCGCCTCGGGGCACGCCTTCCACGACAACTACAACGACCAGACCGCGCTCTGGGTCAAGGGCGAACTGCTGCCCTGGGCCTGGTCGCCCGAGGCGGTCGAGCAGGCCACCAAGCACAAGCTGGTGCTGACCAGCGGGTGA
- a CDS encoding potassium/proton antiporter, which produces MTVDDLNRFLLEAAVVLLIAVVAVRISTRSGLPSLLIYLGIGVALGQNGLGIRFDNAELTQVLGYTALVVILTEGGLKTSWRSIKPVMPAATVLATAGVAVSVAVTAVGAHYLADFDWRTSLLLGAIVSSTDAAAVFSVLRTVPLPSRLNGLLEAESGFNDAPVVILVLAFATSGPLDSWYVLVGTIIAELAIGAAVGLAVGKLGAYAVRHMALPSSGLYPIAVMSLAVGAYAGGALLHGSGFLAVYVASLVLGNSKLPHGPAVRGFADGLAWIGQIGMFVVLGLLCTPVSMGSAVVPALVIGTVLVFLARPASVLLTMTPFRLPWREQALLSWAGLRGAVPIVLATIPLVAHAALAREVFNIVFILVVVFTLLQGPTLPLVAKWLRISEGSLGQDLGIESAPLERLHGQLLSVSLSAGSRMAGVEISELRLPAGAAVTLVVRDGSSFVPDRTTVLRPLDELLVVTTEEVSEAAERRLRAVDQGGKLAGWLRGR; this is translated from the coding sequence GTGACTGTCGACGACCTGAACCGCTTTCTGCTCGAAGCCGCCGTGGTCCTGCTGATCGCGGTGGTCGCGGTGCGCATCTCGACCCGCTCCGGCCTCCCCAGCCTGCTGATCTACCTCGGCATCGGCGTGGCACTCGGCCAGAACGGTCTGGGCATCCGGTTCGACAACGCCGAACTGACCCAGGTGCTCGGCTACACGGCACTGGTGGTGATCCTCACCGAGGGTGGCCTGAAGACCAGTTGGCGATCGATCAAACCCGTGATGCCGGCCGCCACCGTGCTGGCCACCGCGGGCGTCGCGGTCAGCGTCGCGGTCACCGCGGTCGGCGCGCACTACCTGGCCGACTTCGACTGGCGCACCTCGCTGCTGCTCGGCGCGATCGTCTCCTCCACCGACGCGGCCGCGGTCTTCTCGGTGCTGCGCACCGTCCCGCTGCCGTCCCGGCTGAACGGTCTGCTGGAGGCCGAGTCCGGCTTCAACGACGCACCCGTGGTGATCCTGGTGCTGGCCTTCGCCACCAGCGGCCCGCTGGACTCCTGGTACGTCCTGGTCGGCACGATCATCGCCGAGCTGGCGATCGGCGCGGCGGTCGGCCTGGCGGTCGGCAAGCTCGGCGCGTACGCCGTCCGGCACATGGCGCTGCCCTCCTCCGGCCTGTACCCGATCGCCGTGATGTCGCTGGCGGTCGGCGCGTACGCGGGCGGCGCGCTGCTGCACGGCTCCGGCTTCCTCGCGGTCTACGTCGCCTCGCTGGTGCTCGGCAACTCCAAGCTCCCGCACGGCCCGGCGGTCCGCGGCTTCGCGGACGGGCTGGCCTGGATCGGGCAGATCGGCATGTTCGTGGTGCTCGGCCTGCTCTGCACGCCCGTCAGCATGGGCAGCGCGGTGGTCCCCGCGCTGGTGATCGGCACCGTGCTGGTCTTCCTGGCCCGGCCCGCCTCGGTGCTGCTGACCATGACGCCGTTCCGGCTGCCCTGGCGCGAGCAGGCGCTGCTCAGCTGGGCCGGGCTGCGCGGGGCGGTGCCCATCGTGCTGGCCACCATCCCGCTGGTCGCGCACGCCGCGCTGGCCCGCGAGGTGTTCAACATCGTCTTCATACTGGTGGTGGTCTTCACCCTGCTCCAGGGCCCCACCCTGCCGCTGGTCGCCAAGTGGCTGCGGATCTCCGAGGGCTCGCTCGGCCAGGACCTCGGGATCGAGTCCGCCCCGCTGGAGCGCCTGCACGGCCAACTGCTCTCGGTCTCGCTCTCGGCCGGCTCCCGGATGGCCGGGGTGGAGATCAGCGAACTCCGGCTGCCCGCCGGGGCCGCCGTCACCCTGGTGGTCCGCGACGGCAGCAGCTTCGTCCCCGACCGCACCACCGTGCTCCGGCCGCTCGACGAACTCCTGGTGGTCACCACCGAGGAGGTCAGCGAGGCCGCCGAGCGCCGGCTGCGCGCGGTCGACCAGGGCGGAAAGCTGGCGGGGTGGCTGCGCGGGCGGTAG